The window ACCTTAACTTTTATCCATGCTATACACAAAGTCAATTGATATTAGAACAAGTTGGCTTGTTTGATCGATGAAAACAGTGACAACTCATTCCGCCATGCAAGTGAAAGTCATCTAGGTACTCCGAGGGTTCGAAAGGCAACACGAAAAACCATACCACATAAATCTGATCAACAAGAGCATACCATAGAAGACTTAACTAGGCAAGTGGATTAACTACGATGGGTAGGCACAAACAAGGATTGTGAAAAGGAGAGAGACTTGCATGGACACTTACCTCAAGACAAATCTAACCCATATCTATTCTTGAAAAATACACTCAAATAACCATGTTTCTATATAAAGGGTGTTGGTGATGACAAATTTAATGAGAACCGTAGAGCTCTATCAGACCAAGATAGACCACCACGGTCTAAAagacaaaaatcaattaacgTGATTAAAGGTCACTATAAGCTAAAACCTTCTGATAACAAGGATAATTTGTGCAAACCTGATGGAGATGATGAAGATGCTGGTAATTGGTAATGATGAGGGACAATGTACTTGATTATAAAGATGTTACTATCATCAAAGATTGCTAAGAATTCATAGCTAAACAGATTATTTTATACCcgatataaataatatcatgtttgattttattattgatagtggtatttctaaaaaaaataaaattgcaaataGAAGCACATCTGAAACCATATAAAATCATATGGATTAAATATGTAGGAGATATAAGAGTAGCCcatatcatatatataaagtatatcTGGATCATgtagtttaatattcaacagTTTTTAGTGGTATATGCACATACTAGTAGAGATAATTTGTACTTGAAAATGGAACTCGAATCCAAAGCTTTTAAGGTAGAGAAGAAGCAACTGGAGGCACCAATTGTTTGAgttgataatataaaaagaggTGAAAAAAGTTCTTATTCCCGAACCATACACACTTAAAATTTTGGCTCTAGCAACAAATGTTCTCAATGGTGAATCAATTGCTCTAGTTATAgagtttgtttaaaaaaatcagcaaagTCGCAATTATCAACTTTTTTAGGAGCAACTTGAAGTCACTAAACATGCTGAAAAGTCTGAGAAACACGAAGTAACGGTGAATGAAATTCAAAGAACAATTTGAAGTGGTGAACATGTTGAGCTTAAACCAATTGGTGAGAAAGAAACAAGTTTTCTTTAACAGCGAATAGAATGTGCTTTCTCCATTTCTTTTAACGAAACTTGAAGTTATGACACTGAGCATAATCGATCAATTTAAGCATTGTCCAAGAAAATAACTAGCCAGTGGTAACTAACAAAGATTCAACCCCACGATCTTTCCCAATCTTCACAAGGCATTAAACCACAAACTTAATTAAGTGGGTGAGAGCAAATGAAAACCTTCCATGATAGTTATTAAGCGGGTAGGTTTCAGCATGTAAGTGCAGCCTCCTCGCATTTTTCTGGAATGTTACCATCAAGTTCAAAATTCTTGCTTCGTCAGTGTTGATAACCCCGTCCCCATAGAAGCTAATCAACGTCTAATTCGATTGAAAAACTGGCATCAAGAACAACATCATATCAGAACTGATATTATATAGGCTCGAATATCATATTTCATGTAATCTCCCGCAGACCCAGATAACTAAAGCAACATTGACAAAACTGTTCAGTAAACAATGATGAAAGCACATTGATTTATTTCTGCTGCCTTGAACATTTATGTTATACATCGGATTTACGGAACAGTCCCTTGCCGCATTACGACGAGCTAAGTAAGCAACGGAACACGcatgaatttttcaaaattgaaattaatgacCCAGACATAACATATGGAGTATCAAACCAAATATCCATACAATAAATAGATATTAGATTTTATCAAACTGTAAAAGCCAAATGAAGAGAAGAACAATGAAATTGCCGAGAGAATGATCAGATAGAGCTAATACAATGATGCCATCATTGCGGCAGGATCAAACCAATAGGGAAACAATAATCATCATTTCATTCTCTTAAGAACCTCcttatagaatttaaaatataaataaaaaattaattgatataaagCATAGATGTGGAAGAGAATGATCAGATAGAGCTAATACAAAGTCGACGCCATCATCACGGCAATCAAACCAATAGGGAAACATATCATAATCATCACCTCATTCTCCTCCACCAAATCAtacgaaaaataaataaaaataaaaaattgctatTGCATTCCTATTTACTTCATCAAATTGTGATTACAGTGTCAAGAACACTGTTGGGAAGGTGAATTCTGTTGTTGAGATGAGAGCAAGGGTCAGAGGGAAAGCGGCGAGAATTTATAATGTGGAAGAGGGTTGTGGATTGAAGCAAACCCTACACCCTAAAGAGAGTCATTTATAGAGAGAAGAGAGATCAGGGTCTGCCAGGCTGTCATTTTAGTCCGTCGATCGAAGGTGAAGCCCACAGCCCATAAGCACTAGAAGACCCACAGTAATTAAGCCCATCTGATTAATTTCTTTAGTGACCATAACACCCTCGTATCTCTCTCTTCAAAAACTGAACACGCTAGCTTCCGGGCATCTTTCACGTCTCCTCCAGCTGCTCCCTCACCGCTTGCTTTGTTATATCCAAATCGAGCTTTCGCCGTCACATAGTTAGCAATCTTCAGCTAATAACGTGCCTCGTGTCACAATCAAGCTGCCTATATTATGCCCTGACCGCCGCCGCCGCAAGAATGGCAAACCGATACCTAAAACGCCTCTTCCACGACATGTGTACGTTACAACTGAACCCCGTCTCCCTATTTTTTTCGAATTACTGAAatttaacaatttgtttttgtcaattgaCAGACTGTAGcaataatatattgaaaaggCAACAAACATGCAGGAAGTTTCTGTATGGTGTTATAAACAGGAGCCAATCAGAAATGTCAAAATCAGAAAAATCTGCTCAAGtatcttctccttcttcttcaaagACTAATAATAAATCTGGAGGTGAACTTAGCAATTACAGCTCTGGTGATGACGATTTGAGTGATAATAAGGGGAAAATAGAGCTTGCTTGGCTTACTAAAGCTCTTGAACCTGCTCTCCAGCTATGCAGGTGGGCTCTCTCTACAGGTCTGTTAGTTAATTAGCACTTTAATTTAGATATGATTTTCTGTGTAATAATAATaggaataaagttttttttttaagaaaaaaaattgatgtagaTATTGGGAGTTGAGggtcattggttttttttttttttggtttttgtagGGAATGGGGTTGGAAATAAAATTCCAGCGAGTACTCGATCGGTTTCGGAAATAATTGCTAGCATTCAGCGGAGCAAGATTGCCATTGAGGGTTGGAGTTTGAGTGATCTCACGATAGGATTGTATCTAATTTATCTGCGTCAGGCGTCATTAAATCTTTTTGAGGATGTTAAGGGAGTTGAAGTTTCTTCGGAGTCGATAGTAATTTCTAGAACCTTTGTTGCCGAGGAATCTATTTTGTGTGCTTGATGTTAAACGTATTGTTCTTTCTTGTACTTATGTCAGGCATTTTTTTGTGATACAGGTCCATGATCTTATCTATCATGTTGAGCTAGCAGAAGGTTGTTATAAGGATGGTCCTTCTGGACTTGTAAGGAATAGCATGATCCGCGAAAACAATGTTCTTAAGTTTGTAAAAAATTCTAGTGTGATGAGGCCTGGATATTACATTGCCATTGATCCTAGAAAGAAACTAGTAATTCTTGGAATTCGTGGAACTCATACTGTCTATGACCTTATCACCGATATTGTTTCCTCGAGTGATGGAGAAGTCACATTTGAAGGCTATTCAACCCACTTTGGCACAACTGAAGCTGCTCGTTGGTTTCTTAGTCATGAGATGGGAACCATAAGGAAATGCTTAGAGAAATACGAGGTGGTGAAAAGTTaactctttccttctcttttctagGGGGCAATTTACTGTTACATCAGGtttctttctcttgtttttttttccccattaaGAAAGCTGTCATGGTGAAACTAATTGATCTACAGGGATTTAGATTAAGGTTGGTGGGACATTCTCTTGGAGCTGCAACAGCTTCTTTGCTAGCAATCATGCTCCGTAAAAAGTCACCTAAGGAACTTGGTTTTAGCCCTCACATTGTTACTGCTGTTGGCTATGCAAGTCCACCCTGTGTCTCCAAAGAACTTGCTGAAAGTTGCTCTGATTTTGTTATAAACGTAGTAATGAAGGTGGGTTGATGCACTTGATTCTCTGTCATTGGTGTTCTTCACACGAAGCCTTTTCCCTTCCTAGAAAAAAGGATAAAGGATCTTTCAGTTTCGTGCTTCTTGATTTTAATGTTGTCtcttattttcatttgttaGTGTTTCTCAATTTCCTTTTTTTGCAGGATGACATCATACCTAGATTAAGTGCAGCTTCTCTGGAAAGACTGAGAAATGAAATTCTTCAAACTGATTGGTAAGTATGCTTATGCTGACAACATGAAGGGAAAAAATGCAGTAGATACATGCACTCTATGGACTAGCTTAGAGTATCAGTTAGAAGGAATAGAAATCAACTTGACTTATATCATGCAAGTGTGTAGAAAGTGCACGTCCATTTGCTTAGATCATCAGTTACGGGAGTTGTGAGCTTTCAGAATTCAATTATTTAGGGTTCAAAAATTGGAAATTAACATTATTGACATTGGGAACATCTTAGGAATTTTGAATGCATAAGTAAATCCCATCACTACTCTCTTCAGGTTAGATGAAATGATGATTCGTATACATCCCTGTTGTCTGAACTATCTTTGCATTTCTTGTCATTTTTATGATGAAAGAATAGGTGTAATCTTATTGTGGGGATATTTGGGATGGGTTGGGAAACTAGTTTCTAGAATCTACTTTTATGATCTTTCTCATGTATGGATTGTTGATTTGCAGAACTGCACAGAACCTGAATTGGCAGCATATCAtttcgaaaaagaaaaaaaattcccttGATTTGTAATTTAGTCTACACCCTATGAGAATTTTGACACGACAAAGAGAAGTGAGGGTTGTCAATTATTGGCTATAGTGGGGATCCAAAATTGTTACCAAGGTACATGCATAAGGAATGGGGTCCATCAGAGGTCGAAGCTTGTCCACTCTGTCAGTTGCATTTCATTTGTTCATCTgtagtttcttttaatgatcTTCCTAAAATCTGAGCATTAAATGAGTTCATAGGTACCAATTTAGAAGAATATCGCAAGTCTATGAACAAATTGTTTTTAGCAATATTACTTGATTCATGTAgttttcttttaagatattgAAGTTCCTTTCTGGCAACAATTTTGCATCCACTTTATTCTTTGCTTTTTGTACAGGATGAGTGTGGTTGAGAAGGAGGACTGGAAGAGTGTGATAGGTTTGGTCACAAATGCAAAGCAGGCTGTCACTTCTATTCAGGATGTAGCTCAGAAACTTGCTGATTATGCTAAATTTGGTAGCAATAAAAATTCTCCTGGTAAGACCATCCTGCTCCGTTGTAATTCTGGACTGTTGGGAAAACCTTTGTTTCTTGAAGGAtatcaattgtatttttaaggTTGGTATCAGATGATCTGGTAATCTTTCTGACACTAGGCAGAGTTTTAGGAGTTCGCCTTGTCTTGTCTATTTGTTGCAAGCTTGAATTTGGGGAATTTAGCATTTagtaaaactttaaaagaaTGGTATAGAGGCATGTAGATTTCTTTGTGGGCAAAAATCGGGATGCAGATAGACTACCTGGACTTCCAACAAAGCACATTGCCCCACAGTATACAGTCACATCTAGAGGGGGCCTATCACTGCACCTATGTAATGACTGAAGCTCAGAGTTCCTCCATGGAGTTGGGTTCTAACACTTGGCAGTAAGACTTAAACCCAATCACTGAGTGAGGATATGAAGGCCCGTATCACTGAACCAAGAAGTTGTTGgtgttttatagattttttagggttcaaattttaattttttttttatggatgtttgGCCTGGAAACTGGACACAAGAATTTCTGTCAGCTATTGGTTAGGCGTTTTTTATGCTCTTTGATTGGTTTATTTGATGCCAAGAGCAGAAAATTATGTTGTTATTGAGGATTGGTAATGATTAAGCGGTGCAGCAATATTTTGGAGTTGAATAAAGCGAGAAAAGAGGGTTTGGAGGCTGCCTGGGTGCTGTGATCATTTGTAGTACCCAGAGTATTAGCTGAATTTGGGAATTTATGTTGctatttgacaaaaaataagGGTTTTTTTAGAGAGGCACATATTAAAGTAAGGGTGGGTTTCTTGAGAAGTTGCGACAGTTTCAGAATAATGCAGAAGGTTTTGAAGAAAAGTatgcaggaggaggaggaaggtcacttgataagagaaaagcatgAAACTGCCAAAATCAAGATTAGATGAAAAGACCTTTTCAGTTTCTCTTCCTTGGCATTATCTTCTTATTGTACAAACTAACATTCCATGATAAATTCAATTCTTCAACAGAGATTTATTTCGAACCAAGATTTCAGAATGATGCCTAGGCTGGTTGATTTTTTTCAGAACTTTGTTTATATTtggcgttttttttttaatctgtctCATATGTGTCCCACTGCAGTTGATAGTAGTAGTCTTATGGAACGTAACAATGTTGGAGAAGCCATGTAGAACAGCCTGTCTATTAGAACCCATGTGAAAGAACACATGAATGAGCTCCTCTTGTCATCCCTTTAGCTACAAGAATATTTTAATCCATAACAATTGAGATAATTTCATGATCCCATACACTTTATTCTGGCCTCCCTCCCTATAGAGCTGCTGACTTTTGCTTCTCTTTTCGACAGATGGTTCCATCACAAGAGAATCCCTCGCTATCCCTGCAGCCCCTTCAACTTCCAAAGCTACTACAGAGAATGCTGTTATCCCTGAAAAGGAACGACATGCCAATGCATTGCCGAAGGAGTTGTTTGTTCCTGGGAGCGTTTACTATCTAAAGAGGGACATCAACACTGATGCTCACACTATCAGTGGCAGAGGCATGGAGCTTTTCACGCTCTGGAAGAGGCATCCAGGTGAACATTTCGAGAGGATAGTCCTCCCCGGCAACATCATTTCCGACCACAAATGTGATAGCCATTACTATGCTCTCAGAGATGTGCTTAAAGGTTTGCCTGGTACCAATAATGAAagcattttcaaataattaatgttgCAATAACGTtgtgtaataaataaaaaaaaatgttgtcaaTCAGAAGTTAATTTTAGATCTGCATAATCATAGAGGCAATTTTGAGAATTTAAAGCTTGTTTTTCTCAAGAGTTGTACCATTGTGGTTCCTTGGTTTATTTCAGTTATGGGCTATTCTCTTGAACGTTCATGGACTGACAGGGACTAAATCCATAACTCTTCCAAATAGAACCGGAAACCATTTGCCCATGACAATCCTCTCTGAGCCACCAGATGCCTGTCTGAATCCTGCACTTGTTTTCTCCTGGGAGCAATTATTGCtacacttttttattattattaatgtagaTATCCGAGTTAACTTGCATGTACCTTGATTAATTTCAGaggttctaaaattaacaatcatgtaaatcTCCAGTGGCTCTAAGGGAACTCGAACTCGTGATAATTGGAAAGCAAATCAAGGCTTGATCAGTTGAACTATTTCTATGGTTGctattattgctatttttttttttaattaacgtagATGTCCAGGCTAGTTTGTATATACTCCAACTAATCCTATTAGCTTTGAAGTTAgcaatcatataaattttcagtaaCGAACCGGTAATTCcgaaagaataaattttaaccattttaagTTACAccttttatatttctattattgCTGCACTTGTTTTTAAAGGTGGTGGTTCTCTTTTATTATTAGCACAGCCAAGTCAAGAACAATGATCCACCTTCGAACTACACCCCCAccaccccccaaaaaaaaaaaaaaaaaaaaaaaaaaaaaatgttttgaagaaGCCGAACAAACTGTTTATGGATAATAGCTTTAGCAACCTCGGAAACTTTGGGTCAGCCCAATTTGTAGCTTTTTATGGGc is drawn from Populus nigra chromosome 5, ddPopNigr1.1, whole genome shotgun sequence and contains these coding sequences:
- the LOC133693228 gene encoding uncharacterized protein LOC133693228 isoform X1, whose translation is MANRYLKRLFHDMYCSNNILKRQQTCRKFLYGVINRSQSEMSKSEKSAQVSSPSSSKTNNKSGGELSNYSSGDDDLSDNKGKIELAWLTKALEPALQLCRWALSTGNGVGNKIPASTRSVSEIIASIQRSKIAIEGWSLSDLTIGLYLIYLRQASLNLFEDVKGVEVSSESIVHDLIYHVELAEGCYKDGPSGLVRNSMIRENNVLKFVKNSSVMRPGYYIAIDPRKKLVILGIRGTHTVYDLITDIVSSSDGEVTFEGYSTHFGTTEAARWFLSHEMGTIRKCLEKYEGFRLRLVGHSLGAATASLLAIMLRKKSPKELGFSPHIVTAVGYASPPCVSKELAESCSDFVINVVMKDDIIPRLSAASLERLRNEILQTDWMSVVEKEDWKSVIGLVTNAKQAVTSIQDVAQKLADYAKFGSNKNSPDGSITRESLAIPAAPSTSKATTENAVIPEKERHANALPKELFVPGSVYYLKRDINTDAHTISGRGMELFTLWKRHPGEHFERIVLPGNIISDHKCDSHYYALRDVLKGLPGTNNESIFK
- the LOC133693228 gene encoding uncharacterized protein LOC133693228 isoform X2, with protein sequence MSKSEKSAQVSSPSSSKTNNKSGGELSNYSSGDDDLSDNKGKIELAWLTKALEPALQLCRWALSTGNGVGNKIPASTRSVSEIIASIQRSKIAIEGWSLSDLTIGLYLIYLRQASLNLFEDVKGVEVSSESIVHDLIYHVELAEGCYKDGPSGLVRNSMIRENNVLKFVKNSSVMRPGYYIAIDPRKKLVILGIRGTHTVYDLITDIVSSSDGEVTFEGYSTHFGTTEAARWFLSHEMGTIRKCLEKYEGFRLRLVGHSLGAATASLLAIMLRKKSPKELGFSPHIVTAVGYASPPCVSKELAESCSDFVINVVMKDDIIPRLSAASLERLRNEILQTDWMSVVEKEDWKSVIGLVTNAKQAVTSIQDVAQKLADYAKFGSNKNSPDGSITRESLAIPAAPSTSKATTENAVIPEKERHANALPKELFVPGSVYYLKRDINTDAHTISGRGMELFTLWKRHPGEHFERIVLPGNIISDHKCDSHYYALRDVLKGLPGTNNESIFK